A genomic window from Flintibacter sp. KGMB00164 includes:
- a CDS encoding PucR family transcriptional regulator: MLIQLKDILKNPLFHDIRILSGQDGLCKPVKRISVFDCLCSKDLIDLGILSAGDVFITDLTQFLHNKENIPLYITTLIQTKSSGLFVVTDEMLYVLSPDILAQCDQNNFPIVLIPNNYPYAQIIDVVSRYLAADNSNTINYLKLERIMRGQLSDREKLNTLSSINPNIQSYLRVIAAHGDPMFDSTNFELEFYYSKQSHDIYVKMDNTMIFILSSETEKGLRHYSDSTASRLKQFIRDPILGYSMIYTKDKIDLALNEALKALNVAETLHISCVTYNPLSVLQLVLGLKDCKEAHDFYQSYVEAIRLKFSSESACDALHTIETFVANKGSYSETAKALSQHENTIRYRVNRVKEALGLESDNICFHETIALAVKLRMILDSPLL, translated from the coding sequence ATGTTAATTCAGTTAAAAGATATTTTAAAAAACCCTTTATTCCATGACATACGCATACTTAGTGGCCAAGATGGCTTATGTAAACCAGTGAAGAGGATATCGGTCTTTGATTGTTTATGTAGCAAAGATTTGATTGATCTTGGAATACTGTCCGCCGGCGACGTATTTATAACAGATCTAACGCAATTTTTACATAACAAAGAGAATATCCCTCTGTATATTACCACGCTGATTCAGACTAAAAGCAGCGGCCTTTTTGTTGTAACGGATGAAATGCTTTATGTCTTATCCCCAGACATTTTGGCCCAATGTGATCAAAACAACTTCCCTATTGTTTTAATTCCAAACAATTACCCGTATGCACAAATCATTGACGTGGTCAGTCGATACCTTGCTGCCGACAATTCCAATACGATCAACTATTTAAAATTAGAGCGAATCATGCGCGGCCAATTATCCGATCGAGAGAAATTAAATACGCTCAGCAGCATCAATCCTAATATCCAATCATACCTTCGTGTAATTGCAGCCCACGGAGATCCCATGTTTGATTCTACCAATTTTGAATTAGAATTTTACTATTCCAAGCAGAGTCATGATATTTATGTTAAAATGGATAATACCATGATATTTATCCTCAGTTCGGAAACGGAAAAGGGCCTTCGGCATTATTCTGACTCTACTGCATCCAGACTAAAACAATTTATTCGGGATCCAATTTTGGGATACAGCATGATTTATACTAAAGACAAAATTGATCTTGCTCTAAACGAGGCATTGAAAGCACTAAACGTAGCTGAAACTCTCCACATTTCCTGTGTCACTTACAACCCTCTTTCCGTTTTACAACTTGTACTTGGGTTAAAAGATTGCAAAGAGGCACATGATTTTTATCAGTCATATGTCGAAGCAATTCGGCTCAAATTTTCTTCTGAGTCCGCATGTGATGCGCTTCACACAATTGAAACATTTGTTGCCAATAAGGGTAGTTACTCTGAGACAGCAAAGGCGCTGTCCCAACACGAAAACACCATTCGCTACCGAGTAAATCGGGTCAAAGAAGCCCTAGGGCTAGAATCCGATAATATATGCTTCCATGAAACCATTGCTTTAGCAGTAAAACTTCGTATGATTCTGGATAGTCCGCTCCTATAA
- a CDS encoding cytosine permease, with protein MSTQSKTSGVETTTLEKVPLSERKSWLDVAMIQAGIMICVPSLLLGGMLAESMPLAQAIASGAVGYIIVIVFFCLMGVMGSDLGVPTCVTAMGGFGRKGAQYIISLLVLISMIGWFAVQTGVCGDAFSNLIAEFFHIKIPNVISIVIWGAIMLVTAVYGINALDKLNMVAVPALFFVTIGGCILALNKYGTNMLYVDPEQSTMTFGGGIVLTISFMAAGCLSASDVTRYQKSRRDTILSSTLGVAPAGILMVVLGALMTRVAQQYDITLVFCEIGIPVLGMLVLIAATWTTNTTNAYSGGINAVLLFHLPDHDRALATMISGALGTIFAAFGLANHFEDFLYILADLLLPTMGVILADYWIIRKGDPSRYEVAEGVNWIGIISWLCGYAIIRLIPYGIPLAQGVFTAAIIYVVLIKVRDERRRNREQ; from the coding sequence ATGTCAACACAATCTAAAACCAGTGGAGTTGAGACAACAACCCTAGAGAAAGTTCCTTTAAGCGAACGAAAAAGCTGGCTTGACGTTGCCATGATCCAAGCAGGGATCATGATCTGTGTCCCTAGCTTATTATTAGGAGGGATGTTGGCTGAAAGTATGCCGCTTGCACAGGCAATTGCGTCTGGCGCAGTAGGATACATAATTGTAATCGTCTTCTTCTGTCTGATGGGTGTCATGGGAAGCGATCTTGGCGTACCGACTTGTGTAACCGCTATGGGTGGGTTTGGACGAAAAGGAGCGCAGTACATTATCAGCTTGCTAGTTCTCATTTCGATGATTGGCTGGTTCGCAGTACAGACCGGCGTATGCGGTGACGCATTTTCCAATTTAATTGCGGAATTTTTTCATATAAAAATTCCAAACGTCATTTCTATTGTTATCTGGGGTGCCATTATGCTGGTCACAGCAGTCTATGGCATCAACGCCTTAGACAAACTAAATATGGTCGCGGTACCCGCCTTGTTTTTTGTAACAATTGGTGGTTGTATTTTGGCATTAAACAAATACGGAACAAATATGCTATACGTAGATCCGGAACAGTCCACCATGACCTTTGGAGGAGGCATTGTCCTTACCATTAGCTTTATGGCCGCTGGATGCTTGTCTGCTTCCGATGTAACCCGCTACCAAAAATCAAGACGAGACACGATACTCTCCAGTACTCTAGGGGTTGCTCCTGCCGGTATTCTAATGGTTGTTCTAGGTGCCCTGATGACCCGTGTGGCGCAGCAGTATGATATCACACTGGTATTTTGTGAGATTGGAATTCCTGTGCTGGGAATGCTGGTTCTGATTGCCGCTACTTGGACTACCAATACGACCAACGCTTATTCTGGTGGAATCAATGCGGTTTTGTTGTTCCATCTCCCTGATCATGATCGCGCTTTAGCCACTATGATTTCAGGAGCTTTGGGAACTATTTTTGCCGCATTTGGTTTGGCCAATCACTTTGAAGATTTTCTGTATATTTTGGCTGATCTACTCCTTCCTACCATGGGTGTCATTCTTGCAGATTACTGGATTATCAGGAAAGGAGATCCATCTCGATATGAGGTCGCAGAAGGAGTCAACTGGATTGGAATTATTTCATGGCTATGCGGTTACGCAATTATTCGTCTGATCCCATATGGAATTCCCCTTGCACAGGGTGTATTTACAGCTGCAATTATATATGTGGTGCTAATTAAAGTTAGAGATGAAAGAAGAAGGAATAGAGAGCAATAA